A window of Canis lupus baileyi chromosome 3, mCanLup2.hap1, whole genome shotgun sequence genomic DNA:
GCCTGTTCTGTCTGCTGgcccaccccatctccccattCAGGGTGACTTAGGGACCTCTGACCGGCTCTGTCCCAAAACAGAGATGGGGATGCAAAGTAGTTTCAGAGGAGCCAGATATTAAAGACATGAACATGCTTGGCTTTTGAGCTCCAAAACTTACATCCAGATGTAAAGTAGGGATGATCAGTGTGACACAGAACCATTTCCCTCACCCCTAGGACTAGGTGTGTGGGGTGGCCGGGAAAGCAGTAGAGGGAAGGGTCCCTGGGGATAGTAGGAGGAGGTGTGTGGAAAAATCCCTTGCAGGTTCGGGGATCCAAGAGTAGAGAGGTTGGCACTTTACTTTTGGCCTCATTGCCTGGGGGGTAGCGGCAAGTCTGTAAGACCCCCTAtaagagggggtgcctgggggtcTGGGCAGATGAGTTGAAGAGACACCTATATGGCAGTGTGCCTGCCCCTCAGTGGATATCAGCCCTGGACAGAGTGAAGATGGAGGAGAGGATGGATGTGAGATCCTCCACTGAAgtcaccccaccaccaccaccaccacagaacCCAGGGAGAGAGGGATTAGTGACAGTCCCCGGGAGACTGAAGTGATTTTAAACCGGAAATGACTAATGTCCTTGAATTTGAGTGAGTTTACTGGGAGGTGGCtagatattattttctttctgctatTGACATGATATAAACTGATCCCTATCAATCTTGACATTCATGGTTACTAGGTTCTTTAAGCAAACATTGGCAGAGTTTACCAGTTGTTAGAATTAGGTGAGAACTCTGGGCTCCTCCTGCAATAATCTCTCTACCAGCTCACAATAAAAGCAAGTTGTAGACCAAATTTTGCTACACATTCAGACTGGCGTTGGCAAACTGCCATCCCCCTCAACCCCAACCCCAGCCGCACTAGGTGCTCTGAGCCCACCTTGCATGAAAATGTCATTGAATCAGTGGCTGGACACTGGACCATTTGGGAGTAAAGTCTACACCATTTCAAAGGGCTGGATCACTGGGTTCTCtaggttttcttcctttctttcttccttccttcctttctttctttctttctttctttctttctttctttctttctttctttctttctttttctttctttctttctttcttttttttttttagaatttatttattcatgagagacagagagaggcagagacacaggcagagagagaagcaggctccctccggggagcccgatgcggaactcaatcccaggacccccaggatcacgacctgggccgaaggcagacgctcaactgctgagccacccaggcgtccctctaggTTCTTATAAGTGCTCACCCACGCGAGAAAAGCCTCCGACAAAACTGTAACCCATCCATGTGACACGAACACCACTAATTTCACCAGTGAAATTTCTCCAGTAGCTATGAGGCTCATTCATGAAACCAGTTCTGTTGATCTAAGATTGTTGATGTGCTGGTATTAAGCTGCCTCTGGAGTTCAGCTTTTGGAGTAAATGCCAGCTAACTGCCTCTCCAGTGTGTGCTCCCTGATTGGACAACTGAGCCCCCTCAGGTGTCGATTAAAACTGTCTGATACATACATCCTATCACAGGGGCTGGAGCTCCCGcctgggtggggtgcagggggccaCTCCAAGACAGCCCTGGCTCTCAGCCCTCTGGGTGGGGATCGTCTCCGCTGAAGAACACTGtgtccccgcggggagcctgcttctccctctgcctgtgtctctcatgaataattttttaaaaaatatattctaaaaattaaaaataaagaaagaaaaccgtGTCACCAATAATGCCtcttgcggggggtggggggagcagctgGCATCCAATGACACAGCTCTATGCCCTGGGGACAGAGAGCTGCCTTCCTGGAATTCTGCTTCGAATGGATGGAGACAGTCAGGGAAGGAGATGAACACGCGAAACACAACCCCCTTGTGTGCTGGGTGGTGATGCTACCGGGGAAAAATtaggtgggggaaggggtgggattTGTCAGTGGCGGTGGACAGGGATGGTCCCTGAAGGTAACGGGGCGGTCCTTGACGGAGGAGGGGGCCCCTCTCACGAATCCCATTCCCGCTGCCCCCACGGTCCCCCAATTTTCCTTGCCCGAGGCAGCCCAGGGACCTAACTCAGGTGTGCGGGCGCCCCCGGGCCCTAGCCTGGAGCGCACCCCGCAGGCACAGGCCCCACCCGGGCGCACGCGCGCTCACGCCCCGGGACAGCAGGTGCAGCCTCAGGTGCGCGGGCCCcgcgcccacccccacccccacccccaccccggcaggtgcggctcccgggggcggggccacttCCGGGCCGGCAGCGGacgcggcgggggtggggggcgggggcgggggcggccgttGGCCCCGAGACCGCGGTGCCGCCCGAGGCCGGAGGCgacgccccgcgccccgcgccccgcgccctgctcggcccccgcccgcccggcacTGACGGAGCCGGGCCGCCATGAGCGCCAACCCGCAGTGGGACATCAGCAGGGCGCTGGGGGTGGCCAGGCTGTTCCACCTGGTGTGCGGGGTCCGGGACGCCTGCGTGACCCCGTTCCTGACCCTCTACCTGAGGCAGCTGGGCCTGGCCGCGCCCTGGGTGGGCGTCCTGATGGGGGCCAAGCACCTGGTCGCCGCCTTCTGGGCCCCCTCCTGGGCCTTCCTGGCCAAAAGCTACCGGAAAAGGAGGGCGCTTCTGACGGGCTCGCTGCTCGGCTCGGCGGGGGCCAGCCTGCTGATGGCGCTGGTGCCGCCGCCGGACGAGGCTCCCGCAGACCCTTCCTGCAACGCCAGCCGCGGCGCCCGCCCCAGCGCCCTGCCCCCCGCGGCCGCCTCGATCCCCCGGGCCGTGGGCGCCCCTGGCCTCAGGCGCGCACCTGCTGGAGGTGTCCACGCACCGGCCGGCCGTCCAGCCGGCTACACCGTGGGCTACGCCGTGGGCTCCGTGGAGGGAGCCGGGACCGCAGCCCGAGTTCTCCCTCCCGTGGCTTCAGGGCTGAGGGACACCGCTAGGGCAGGTGCTTTTAAGGTGGGCAGGACCGCACCCCCTCTGCTTGCTGGGGGCACAGCCCCGGGAAGTCCAGCCAACTTGTCAGCAGCCAAGGGGGACGCGGGGGCCCTGGGCCTCTCCTTGGAAGGGCTGCGGTGgaccttcctcctctccctggggTCCGTGGTGTTCTGGGAGCTGCTGACGGCCCCCCTGGAGCAGGTGGCCGACGACAGCCTCTACGAGTACCTGGATTTCGTGGATGCCACCGACCGCTACGGAAGCCTGTGGATCTGGAGGCTGCTGGGCCTGTCGGCAGGTGTGTGCGGCATCGCAGCCGCCGTGGGACAGCTGGAATGCTTCGTGGCGACAAGTGGCCCACGGGGCGTGTTGCACTTCTACGGCTACTCGGTGGTCAGCACCGTGGCTTTACTGGTGAGCATTGCCTTTCCTGTCCCCATCTGCAGGCGACAGGAGCCCAGCTACAAAACCATCAAGGCGCTGTCGCTGGTAGGAGGCGACCCCCGCCTCATTCTCCTCACCTTCACCGTGTTTCTCGTAGGAGCCGCCACCAGCGCGGTGC
This region includes:
- the MFSD6L gene encoding major facilitator superfamily domain-containing protein 6-like; this encodes MSANPQWDISRALGVARLFHLVCGVRDACVTPFLTLYLRQLGLAAPWVGVLMGAKHLVAAFWAPSWAFLAKSYRKRRALLTGSLLGSAGASLLMALVPPPDEAPADPSCNASRGARPSALPPAAASIPRAVGAPGLRRAPAGGVHAPAGRPAGYTVGYAVGSVEGAGTAARVLPPVASGLRDTARAGAFKVGRTAPPLLAGGTAPGSPANLSAAKGDAGALGLSLEGLRWTFLLSLGSVVFWELLTAPLEQVADDSLYEYLDFVDATDRYGSLWIWRLLGLSAGVCGIAAAVGQLECFVATSGPRGVLHFYGYSVVSTVALLVSIAFPVPICRRQEPSYKTIKALSLVGGDPRLILLTFTVFLVGAATSAVQNFLFWHMKDHGSSELVMGFSVALGLLGEILLHPFKTTLLRKLSRMGTVGLGLGCLAAQLLYYSFLWSWWAALPAQILSAVSNGALWWAVKASVEDLATPRTERPLGAMFRGHIFGGGSSLGSFVGGFVVMYFSLAVLYRACCVLLLLWLALLLSIQSRLPQEQKINYSKLLVMEASDTSDSEQGTERDWLVKAMREEYSE